Genomic segment of Microcoleus sp. bin38.metabat.b11b12b14.051:
CTGAGCTATCGTAGACCATCCATCCATCACATAATGGTAAGTACAAAGATAGCAGATTTTTTCTTCCTCTGTCATAGCGACGGCGGATGACATCTTCTGGGATAGAATGACCGCCGCTAGCTACCCGGCTGGCTACTCTGGCTACGGCTAGTTCGGGCGATCGCAACCAAAAGTAAATTAAGTTAATTATATAACCTTTGGTTTTACAACTTCTAATAAAAGTGGCAAAGCTGCGGGCCGCCAGAGTTGTCTCAAAAGCAAAATCTGTTCCCGAATCAGACAGGGTTTGCAGTCTTTGTAGCATGATTCGTCCGGCGGAAATGGCTACAAACTCGGGATTGAATGGTGAAAGTGCAGCCGCAATCGCGTCAGCATTGATATATTCAAAACAATCTAGAAAGTTGGCAATAAACTCATTGATGCAGTGGTTTTGCCGGAACCGTTAGCGCCGCCAATGATGTAAAGATTCGGCATAGATTTAATTATTCCTGCTTTCTTGAAATCATCTTAATATTCAAAGTATTTGCGTTAATCCGTGTTTATCTAATTTTAATCTGCGGTCGTTCTATAAATCCGTTAAATGAACCGTATTGAAGTCTAACCAACCCGAATCAAATCCGCATAGGAACTCAACAAATCATCCGCCGTCAAACTATCGGTTTCCTGCTGCGGACTCCAAATCACCTCTAAAGTCAGCAAGTTGTCAGCAGGAGTCGCCGCCATTCTTTCTAAAACTGCTTTCAATTTCCCAACATCGCGAATATCTCCAACTAGCGGTTTGGCATTCTTTGTTCCCATTACAAACGTCACTACAATATACTCTCCAGGCCCTTCGTCTTCAGCACTGACAGATGGTCTGCTGCGAATGTCGCCGTTAACCATACTCAGAGTTTCTACACTAAACTTGCTGCGTTCTTGAATGGAAATTTGATTGAATATCTGGGCTGCTTCTTCCAGATTTGCAACTGTTTGGTAACTCGCGACACAGTGAGTCCAACTTTCGGGCGATCGCAAAACAATCAAAACAGCTTCTTGCAAAACTTCTGCCCGATCTGCCACACTTTCTACATCTGATTTTAACGTCAATTCGTTGAGTTGCTGTTGAACTTGGCGAGCTTCGGCTAACATGGCAACTTGCAATTTTTTGACAGCAAAGATATCAGTTTTAGTTTCCTGGTGCGATTTTGGTCGATAATAGTAAATACAGTAAGCTATTAATGCTAGAGTCCCTACGGAAACAAACAGCCAAAACCAAAACCATTTGGCATCTTCAGAAGATTCTGAACTCGGATCTCTATCCGAGTTGCTATCAGTAGTAATTGGTGCTGGATTAACAGCGGGCTGTTGATTATTGGAACCTGTATTTTGCTGGTTGTTGCCGGAATTGTAGGGAACTACATAACTCGGCCCTGAATTATAGGTGCGCTGCTGAATAATTACTGTTCTGTTATTGCCAGACTGTTGCGGAATCGGAGCGCTAGGTACGGCGACAGGTGTAGGTGCAGCGGGCTTTTCAAAAGAGCCAGTACGAACTCTTCCCCCAGTATTGCCGCTGTTACTGGGGCGGCTGGGATTGGAATTAGCAGCATTATTTGGTCTGCTGTTGCTGGAAGTAGAAGAATTAGAAGAACTAGAACGGTTGGAATTGGAAGAAGAACTAGAAGAACTCGATCGCCCGCCACTACTTCCGCCACTGCTTCTGGCCAAAGCTTCCCTGTTGAGATTGAACAGTTGACTGCCACTGTTAGCAGTTAAATTTACAGTAACTTCACTGGCGAGCAAAAAGCCGATCGCCCAACAGCACAAAAGTTGATTTTTGAGCATAAATTTATCTGGGAAAAATAGAGTGTTAAATCAAAACGGTTAACAGCCAACAGCCCACAGTCAAAAGTTAATTAATCAGGTAGCAAATCCGGGCGGCGCGATCGAGTTCTTTCGATTTGCTGTTCCTTGCGCCAGCGAGCAATTTCTGCGTGATTACCAGATAGCAACACGTCGGGCACCTTCAATCCCCGAAAATCGGCAGGTCTAGTGTACTGTGGATAGTCTAAAAGTCCGTCTTCAAAACTCTCAAATTTCAGTGAATCTTCCTTCGCCACAGTTCCCCGTAGCAGTCGCAAAACCCCATTAATCAAAGCCAAAGCGGGAATTTCGCCGCCAGTGAGGACAAAATCGCCTAGAGACACCTCGCGAGTTACCAAGTGCAGCACTCGATCGTCCACACCCTCATAATGGCCACAAATCAACACCAACTGATCGCACTCGGTGGCGAACTCCCGAAACATCGGCTGCTGCATCGGTTCCCCCTGGGGAGTCAGCAAAATCACCTCCCGCCTCGGTAAAATCGGTAGCGACTCCACCGCAGCAAAAATCGGTTCCGGCTTCATCAGCATCCCGACTCCGCCCCCGTAAGGCTCGTCATCGACTCGCTGGTGCTTGTCTGTGGTAAAATGGCGGGGATTGACAAAATTTACCTCAGCAATCTTTTTGGCTAAGGCTTTGCCCATCAGTCCCGATGCTAGGGGAGCCTCAAAAAATTCAGGAAATAGGGTAACAACGTCAAATCGCACAATAGTTGGAATTTATTGATACATCACCTCTAGTTTGACCCTTAGAGGCCGATCGGTTTTCAGTAATTGCTTTATTTTTTATAATTTCTTATAATTTCTGAGAATTTTTGCAACTTAAATTCTCTTCCTTTGTCTAAGAGCCGATTTTGTACAACAATCATCTGTTCTCAGGACGGTGATTTTCTTACACTAGGCCCCAAACAACTGCGCGATCGCTCGATCGGCGATGGCACTTCACTACCAGGAAAAAATATTCACTCTTAAAAAGCCCCATTGTACTAACAGCCACGGCAAAATTTAATTTCACATCCAACAGAGGAAGACACACCATGCAGCAGTTGACATCTCAAGCCCTGGAACACAATCTTTCCCAGCGCACGAAAACCTCGATTATGGTCATCGGGGGAGCCGAAGACAAAGTGCACGGGCGAGAGATTCTGAATACCTTTTTTTGCCGTGCTGGGGGCACAAACGCTCGGCTGGCGATCGTCCCCTGCGCTTCCCGAGATCCCGAAGGAATTAGCAACCGCTACCGCACCATATTTGATGAAATGGGAGTTAGCGCCGTCAAAGTCATTGACATCCGCGAACGCGAACAAGGCGAAAACCCTGTCTGGAAAGATTATTTAGAAGATTGTACGGGCGTATTCATCACAGGTGGCGACCAACTGCGACTCTGCGGGCTGCTGGCGGACACCCCGCTGATGGAAAAAATTCGCGAATATGCTCTCTCGGGCAAGATTACCCTCGCCGGCACCAGCGCGGGTGCTGCGGTGATGGGATATCACATGATTGCTGGCGGCGGAAGCGGCGCATCACCCAACCGCTCTTTAGTAGATATGGCACACGGACTAAACATTATTCCCGATATCATCGTAGACCAGCATTTTCACAACCGTAACCGCATGGCTCGCTTGCTGTCGGCTGTTGCTTGCCATCCCGATCGCCTTGCTATTGGTATTGACGAAGATACCTGCGCCTTGTTTGAGGGAGACGATACTATGAAAGTTCTCGGTAAAGGCACGGTGACTATTGTTGATTCTAGGGAAAGTTTTTATACCAATGAGGGCATGGTAGCAGCGACAGAACCCTTAAGTCTGTTCAATATGCGCTTGCACGTCTTGTGTCACGGAGATTGCTACAATATGCCCCTAGGCAAACCAATGCCATCGGCAGCCTGTTCTGAGTCTGGCTGGCCTTTGGAATGCCGCACAACAAACTAACCCAGAATATCAGAGTCATCGATCGGGCAGAAAGTATGTGGCATTCGGGCCGAATCATGGATACAACAGAAGGATGTATTCCAAACCAGCCACGGGCTGACACCAGAAGGTAGAATCACAC
This window contains:
- a CDS encoding zeta toxin family protein gives rise to the protein MNEFIANFLDCFEYINADAIAAALSPFNPEFVAISAGRIMLQRLQTLSDSGTDFAFETTLAARSFATFIRSCKTKGYIINLIYFWLRSPELAVARVASRVASGGHSIPEDVIRRRYDRGRKNLLSLYLPLCDGWMVYDSSENYPMLVAEGIINRQQPIIHNSVIWNQISE
- a CDS encoding DUF1517 domain-containing protein — protein: MLKNQLLCCWAIGFLLASEVTVNLTANSGSQLFNLNREALARSSGGSSGGRSSSSSSSSNSNRSSSSNSSTSSNSRPNNAANSNPSRPSNSGNTGGRVRTGSFEKPAAPTPVAVPSAPIPQQSGNNRTVIIQQRTYNSGPSYVVPYNSGNNQQNTGSNNQQPAVNPAPITTDSNSDRDPSSESSEDAKWFWFWLFVSVGTLALIAYCIYYYRPKSHQETKTDIFAVKKLQVAMLAEARQVQQQLNELTLKSDVESVADRAEVLQEAVLIVLRSPESWTHCVASYQTVANLEEAAQIFNQISIQERSKFSVETLSMVNGDIRSRPSVSAEDEGPGEYIVVTFVMGTKNAKPLVGDIRDVGKLKAVLERMAATPADNLLTLEVIWSPQQETDSLTADDLLSSYADLIRVG
- the trmD gene encoding tRNA (guanosine(37)-N1)-methyltransferase TrmD — its product is MRFDVVTLFPEFFEAPLASGLMGKALAKKIAEVNFVNPRHFTTDKHQRVDDEPYGGGVGMLMKPEPIFAAVESLPILPRREVILLTPQGEPMQQPMFREFATECDQLVLICGHYEGVDDRVLHLVTREVSLGDFVLTGGEIPALALINGVLRLLRGTVAKEDSLKFESFEDGLLDYPQYTRPADFRGLKVPDVLLSGNHAEIARWRKEQQIERTRSRRPDLLPD
- a CDS encoding cyanophycinase; this translates as MQQLTSQALEHNLSQRTKTSIMVIGGAEDKVHGREILNTFFCRAGGTNARLAIVPCASRDPEGISNRYRTIFDEMGVSAVKVIDIREREQGENPVWKDYLEDCTGVFITGGDQLRLCGLLADTPLMEKIREYALSGKITLAGTSAGAAVMGYHMIAGGGSGASPNRSLVDMAHGLNIIPDIIVDQHFHNRNRMARLLSAVACHPDRLAIGIDEDTCALFEGDDTMKVLGKGTVTIVDSRESFYTNEGMVAATEPLSLFNMRLHVLCHGDCYNMPLGKPMPSAACSESGWPLECRTTN